GCAAAGGATCTTTTGCTAGACTGGTAAGCTACCTAAGTAAAAGCATTGATGTTTGGGTCGCGTTTCTAACTTCTTCGCAGGCGAAAAGGCGAAAGGTACTTCATGGAACATCTTGTCGACGGTGACTTTGCTTCAAATAATGGTGGATGGGGTTTCAGCGccagtgttggtgttgaccCTCAACCTTACTTCCGCATCTTCAACCCCTTGCTGCAGAGCGAGAAGTTTGACCCCGATGGTGATTACATCCGCAAATGGGTTCCCGAGctgaaggatcttgacagcaaggCTATCCATGATCCATACAATCGAGGCGCTGGACCCAAAGCCAAAAAGAATGGCTATCCTGCGCCGATTGTTACGCATAAGGACTGTCGGGAGCGAGCGTTAGCAGCATACAAGGAGGGCCTTGCGAGTGGCGAGTGATGTACTGTGATGCTTTCAAATAATTGACTAATAGTAGTGGCCGGTTCATTTGGAAATGTATGAATTTGTTCGTTAGTTGGATAGCATACATGTATTAATGCCCTAGTGGTTCGGTTTGTTTCGAAGAACTCTACTGCCTGCTATTGGCATATAATTCAAACTGATCATGAGAATCTACAAGCCTGGATTCAGTCAAATTCTAGCTAGTGACGTCGATTTCATGCCCAGTGGTACTCCACTTCTGTGTTTCCTCGCAACTGAACCACCCACCAGAAGCTGAGCCTcaaggaaagagaagagctAAGATCAGCTCGTTCTCTGGCCCTTGGGCTTGAAAATGTCACCGTTAACGTATGGGCATCTCAGTAGTCCTCCTTGGCTGCCTCGTGTGGGATCGATGTAAACCGAGTCCGACCTTTGTGATCTTGGATGGAGGTTATGGAACAGCACTTGGTCTACGATTGCACGTGAGATTAGGATAGTCACAAGTTGAAAAGTTCATGTTAGACCCGTATCTGTACCATAGCAAACGACTTGAGCGCTACGGCTTTTTCAAGGCCTAGTCAATCAATCTGCGGCACGGAGACTATCAAAGTAGCCCCAGAATCCTCGGAGTGGTTTGACCTGAGAAGTCTGTCCGAGGAGACTTCGCTAGCCGGATGTCGGAGCATAACCAGTTCATCACATCTTCAAACACATATTCGGGATATCGTAATGTTGTCTCAAAATCGAGCCGAACGCCTCGAAGTGGATTTGCTAGATGCAGCCAACCCTAGTTTCTTTCACCCATTGCCTTCGTGCCCGGACCCAAAACCCTGTAGTCCATTCGTATCAGACTCCCATGTCGAGGAATCTCAGGACCAGTTGTCGAGTAACTTTTTCCCCACAGATTGAAATCCTTTATCGCTGTCCGCTCCAGACGCTCTTGAGGAGACCGTCGCGCTGGGCCAGTCGGTTGAGGGAGTCGTCGCTCTCGCCCATGGCTCGGACGAAACCGCAGAGGGCGTAGACGTGGTTCTCGCCCTGGATGGCACGGCCGTtctcgtcaaccttggcgatggagatCTGGACAGAGCCGtgatccttggccttgatgatgcGGTTGGTGGCGCTGCACTTGCGGGGGACGTAACTGGTGATGCCGTATCAGTATCATGAATTGTGCCTTCGCGCGGCCATATCGAAATGTCCTAATGGAAGTCTTACAGGTCCACAATCTCGCCGCGGTCGTTCTCCATTTTGGCTGGTTTGAAGAAGGTGGTTTTGGGTGATCTTGAGAGGTTGTGTCGACGAGAGgtaagaaggaagatgagtAGTAATTTCTCAATAATCTTTGATTGTGGGTGTGGAGCAAATCCCGGCCCTACCTTCCTCGGACGCCTGTGGGGTGGGTCCCAAGTCTAAGTGTATCACGTGGAACATCAGGTGACAGCGCGTACTAGATCGCGAGTCAGGGATTAGCATCGACTCGGATTTTGGCGAACCCCTTGCGCCTGAAGGCGAACCACTTTCTATGACTCGGATACCAAGATTAGGCGTTCTCAGATCATGACCCCGCCGTTGCTTATTTTCAACGTCtttcaacctcgacatcatTCTGCTACAAATATCGGGCCTGAGATGCGCTCTGCGCTCTCGGTCCATAAACTTTGGTTTGAGTGTCATGGTATCCTCTGATGTATTTGGGACTTCGCCACTAGGAGACACAAGACGTCAATTGTTGCACGTTGATTCTTCATCCCCCGACCTTCCATCCCTTCGGGACGTTTTAACGACGAAAGCCACATCCCAACCTTCTGCACACAATGGAAGCGGAGCAGAAGCACTTTCGAGGGATGGACTATCTGGTTTCATCTCTGCTCGCCAACTCTATCCAGCAACAGAATCGGCGCCAAAGGTTGTTTCGACACCAACGACGGGATTACCCTGGACATTATCCCACCCCGATGAAGCCACAGGCCTCGCAGAAGATTCATCTGGAAACGGTGGATTTATTGCTGGAGACAATGAGCCACCAAAAGAACGAGAGGAACATATAGAGGTGATCAAAATCACGGGCAAGTCGACCAGAAAGCCTCGCCAACAGAAGGTGTCAAAACAAGCTGCTCCTAAACGAGCCGCGAAGCCTAAGCCAGCGACAAAGAAACAGTCGAGCAAAGCAGCTAGCAAAGACCATAGCCCTGCAGAGGATaacgatgatggcaaacAGAAGAAAGTCAAGGCTgcgaagccaaggaagaaaacCGGCACTATGAGTAACCACTTTCCACCGGCAGAGGAGTCGAAGGATTCAGAAAAGGCGAAACAGACTGATGTGAATGAACCCCTTCATCTGGAACAAGCACCTGCACGGAGATTGGACTGGACCCCTCCAGCTCAAAAGACTATTGTCGATATCGATTCAGATTCATCTGTTTTCAAAAAGTTAGGGTCCTCCGGGGCGGGTCAGCAGCCTGtcttcaagagccttgtcgaGGGTTACTCTTGCATGCAAGAGCCTAACGAATCGACATCTCACAGCATAACGAATGCTTCAGGCGAAGACTCAGGTTTCCTCAAGAAACGGAAGCGCATCGAACCATCAGCCACAAAGGGCACCGATCCACCTGCTATGGCACCTGACAAGTCTCCAACGAAGAAGGCCCCCAAAAAGAAGAGGCCTAGGACCATTACGGAACTTGCAACGGCTGCGTACAGAGTGCCTAGTCAGCCAGATACTGAGCCGCCAAACGCTTCTATACTTGACCATTTCCCCACTACTAACAAGGAGACTTCTCTGACTGATGAGCAACCAAAAAATGCTAAGGGCAAAAGTACATCACGACGGAAACCATCAAAAGCTGCTAAAAAGAAAGTGTCCCCAAAGCCCGTGCTGTTGTCGCCCAGTGCGGCTTTGGCCCAGGTTGCTAACCAGGACTTTGTCTTCGGTACCTCAAGCCAGCTTGCCAGAGAAGAATCCCCGACTGTCCTCAGGGATCTTCAAGCAGCTTTGAGACAGTCGAACCAGCACCATGACATAGATTTTGTCATACATATGAATAGTGATGCAATCGAATCGCCGCAACAACGAGGTAACCTTTGGGATGCAGCTGCTCGTGATACAGAAGGGGATCTCTTCAATGTCGAAGTGATCAATCTTGCAGATGACACAGAACTCTCAGAGGTTGGCCATGTTACAAACCCATTTGGATATCAGCTGGGTGCAGACGATTCTGTCATTTGTGTCGAGAGCCGTGTGCTCAATGATCATATTCCACCTGCCAAGCCTTGCGATGATATGCGacctgatgagaaggacctGGCCGACTCAGGAGCTGGCTCCCCGTACTTCTCCGACAGTGAACTGTCAACAAGCACTGATATCCATCGCCCACCGCTAGCACAAACAGAAGTTAGCCAGGCAAATCAAATGACGACAGCAGAAGAACCTGAGAGCTTGCCCGAGCTCCCAGCACAACCACCTCGACCCAATTATGAAGCGTTCACAGACATTCGCTTGGCACGAGAAATAAAAAGGTTCGGATTCAAACCCATCAAGCGGAGAAGTGCGATGATTACACTACTCGACCAATGTTGGCAGAGCAAGTCTCGCATGGGCCAGGCCAGCCTCCATACCAGCACCAAGTTATCTTCACCCACCAAAACTACCAGGGCGAAATCGCCAGCTACTACTAGCAGTCCAAAGAAACCTAGAGGCAGGCCGCGGAAGAACAGTATTAATGCCCCTGAGCCCCAAGAACCGCCTCCATCTGCTCAACCGCCTGAAACCCCCAAGAAGCCTTGTGGCAGGCCGAGGAAAGACAGTTTGAGTTCGGCACCAGGCGCCGCATCTCCGAGCAAGCCTCAATCAGCGGCAAAACCAAAGCGGGCGGCGGCATCACCTCGCCGCAAGAAGGCTACTGCTAAATCTGTTATTGAGATCCCTGACTCCGAAGATAACGAGAGtggctttgcttcttcgccCGATACCAACGCTGAACAGATGTTTTCTTCTCCGCCACCATTGGACATGTCCCTTACAACTAATGATGGCACACCGCTCACGGCCACCCAGAGCGATCAAGAGGCGCTGTTGTTTGATCACATCACCAATGCTGTTACATCTGCCCCACGTACTACTGACCCACAAGAACCGTCCTGGCATGAAAAAATATTGATATACGATCCAATCGTTTTAGAAGATCTTGCAGCCTGGCTCAATACGGGCGAGCTTAGTCGCGTGGGCTATGACGGAGAGGTCAATCcgaatgatgtcaagaaaTGGTGCGAATCGAAAAGCATATGCTGCCTGTGGCGAATCAGCCTGCGCGGCAAAGAACGGAAGCGATTTTGATACCATCGGATAGCGAGCATGGCGTTATTCTTCGACTTTCTCGAACTACCGGCGTTGTTATCAACATAGATTTGCATTTACTGGCATAGGTGTTTACTATACTTCACAGAGCGTTTGATACCGTTGTCTAGAGTTGTTGTCATGAGGTGGGGTAGAAACCTGGATGAGACAGTGCTCACTATTTGACTAGGTAGACAAAAACGAGCTCAATGTTTAAACGGCAACAATGATAAATACAATTTACCATAACGACGGGGCTGCCCTCCCAGAGAACCAGTTCACATATATACACTTTGATCCAATTCGTCGCCAAGTGCGCCTGCGCGGGTATCAATTTCAATTCCTTCGAGATTCGCTTTGTTCAATTCTGGTTGCTCTGTGCCCCCTGCGTTCCCTGCCCTGCCCAGACGTCAGGTAACTCCTTCGGACCGTTGAGGTAGATTTCCATGGCCCTGCTCGTGTCAGCCTTCGAATGTCAAGCAAATCGGCGCCTCTTACACAGATTCAGGCATGATGTCACTTGGTAATAAGGAAGGGCTTCTCAAGGATGGTAAAGCTTATTGGATACTGTGAGGCCTTTTTTATCGAGTTTCAAGCCCATGGAGTCGACTTTGTTTTTGGGAGAATGATTCTAGGATCTTGGGTTCGGTGGTGGCTACTTTATATTTCGAACTAGTGGCTTTCACCATGGCGGATtatcttctttggctgcaacacaacatctccaggATCCAGCCTCGATAGTTCGATCATCAGCTATGCTACGGGACACCAATGATATCACACCACATCAGTTTTGCGGCTCTGCTGCATCCAGCTGCTCCAGTAGCTGCTGCGAGAGCACACCATCACGGAAGAAACTGTTGTATCCTGTGTATGCTACCGCGATAGCGTGCAGCCTCTCCCTTCATCGGTCTATCCACAAGGCATCGGATGGTGTAGATGGCGCGCCAATGACGGACCTCGGTTCTCCCTTGCGGCGTTGGATAGGTAGCCCAATCTGGGGCAGATGAGTCGGTTACGTGGTTGGCGCATCTCGGCCAGGATCCTTATCGGGGAGAAGGACGCGGTGTGTCTCTCGTGACCTCGGTTGGTAATGGTTGCCGATATTCTGGCAATATTGACCTTTTCCAGCAGATCATGACAGCTCATCCAACATCTCGAATACTGCAGCTAAAGTTCTGGCATCTGTGTCCTGTCGTGAAGCGCAATGGAACCAGTGGAACCTGGGCAACAGGTCTATCCTTGTGTCTTCATTCGCCAGATTGGGGTCTCCATTGCAtggtctggggaagttgTGCTCGCAATCGAAAACTCGCTTGCATTTCGCCATCTGCATCCAAAGTCATGCCTCAAAGTTACTCCAGGCTTTTGGCGCTCAAACCCCGCCCACGGCCCGGCTTGCCATATTGGAACCCTGAAACTTACATGCATCGAGCCATCCCACACAACCATCCCTCTTTAAGCCGACGAATCAACCATCAAGAATCCTTGGCATCACCACGACCTGGCGGCACGGATTGGCCTTTCCTGCGGGCATCTTTGATCACATTTTCCTAGCTGTGGcaagttgaggctctgcgTCGATTATCTTTCGAGATTGACGCCGTGATCTCACCGAATTCAGCATCTCGAACCGTCACTCACCATGCGCGTTATACAGCTGTTACATGTTCATCCCTCACTGGTAGAATGTAGAGTGAAGTGGGATTCTTGAACTACGATCCTATACGGAATCGGACCTCCATGCTGCACCATTGAGCGAGAATCGCGCCTGCGCAAGGGAAAGTGGTATTACGCTGGAGCTCATGGTAGCTGAAGGTGTGAGGTCCCTGTGACTGAGCTGACACCAAAGGTTGCGTGGGTGCGTTAGCTTGAAGAGCTAAAGCGACCTGATGGCGGCCATGATCTGAGCCAATATTACAATGACAACACGGGGAGTATCAAACAAAGGAGCCACAATCCTTTTATCGTAACGTCGCCGGCCCCGTTGCGGCcctttggccttggaggATGCCAGGCCCTGATTCGCTTCCCGTGCCGGAGCTAGTGGGGCCGGTCCGCAACGGTGCCTATTTCATGATTATAACGGGCTCCGATATCAATCGTAGAGAATTTCGTCAATTCATGAAAGAAATGTTGCATCAGATCAGCAATTGATCGCACTGTGATGGTCATTACGGGAGATCCAAGCTAGAACGCGTCGATGGGTATCCCACCATCAAAGAGATCAGCTGCCAGTGAAGTCGCAGCCTACCTCAGCGAGATAAGGGCCTCCGGGCAGACACTGCCGTTATCGCAGGTTGAATAAGTTTTGATGTGTTTAATTCCGCTGTCAGGAATCAGTCGCATATTGACGGCCTACGAGATCTGCCAATCGCAGCTCTCAATTGGCGTCACATCATGTCTAATCGGATGCGTCAAGTGATACCAACTATCTGGGTTGCCTTAAACCTTCGATATCATGACGTGCGGGAGACGATCCCACGCTGCGAAAGGCGATGAATGCAAGGCAGCCGAGTTGTGATGTATCAGAAAATGTCATCCTCTTTAAGAGCCCCTTGTGCAAAAGGAGTTGAAGACAGGACATGCCGGGCTCGTAGGGCTTGTGGTACGCAAATGCCGAAGATCTCCTGATATTGATAAGCTTGATTTATGAGTGGGTGTTCACTAATAATTCTTGGCCTGGTATGGGGAATTGGGAACATCTTGGCTTATGAGAGTTGCAATGAGACGTCATGCCCGTCAGACGCCTCTTGCATGTGAAGACCAACGGTCCTCGGATAACCTTGGCTTTAACTAAGTTTACTCGAATTAAGTTGAGATTGATAATTAGTCTAGCTCGGCAATCGTTCAAGTCGACAGCGGATTTTAGGATGTTACTCTCACGGAGAGTCCGTCAGTTCAAGACAGGCTCGGTGGTAGTCGGTCTCCGTCTTCCATAGTTGTTACCAATAGGGCGTACGCATTGACTCATCACTCTCCTAGACTACCACTCACGATATGACTACCTATTTCTCACTGCACTGTGGCCAACAAGTGAGCCCCTCTCCAGTCGGGTCAACGGACAGCCGTGTTGACAGTAGAGGGCAACTGACCTCGTAGAACGGAAGTTTCGGAGTCGCGAAATTGCGAAATGATTCCATAAGGCAACGTTTATATCGAATTATATCCACCAGCGGAATTAACCATAAGTTTACAGCTTATGGTTATTCAACTCTTGAGAGACAAAAGTGCGACGACTTATACCAAGTGAAAACGTGCGTGATTCTTTGATGACGACACAGTCGATTCTGAGCTATGGTGCTAATACCTAACGCGGAATTAGTGCTGACTTTCTGGAGGATGAATGAATAATCATGGAATGAAACTGTCAAATAAGAGTCTAGAatctctccaagcccaaCCCAGATGTTAGTGTCTCTGCTATGCTCTGCTCTGTCCGCCACGGAGCCGAGTGAGGTGTTATTAACCCCGTCTGTCTCCGCCGCCCGCACTATCGCCCTAACTAAATCGAAGAATCACAAGGACGTGCATCCCCGGGATTTTAGGGGCGTCTAGGGCGCCTGGGCGCTGTCAGCTCGGATCGTTTTCTTGAGTAgtgctggcgttggtgccAAGGCAGGCACCACTTTAGTTGGTTTTTAAGGGATCATCAATACGACAAACAACCAGACCTCCACTACAACTCGCCCTGCCCGCCCTGATCAGAAGTGCCCTGGAAGTCTGAACCCCCCACCCTCCAAATAACCCGGTCgagtccatccatccacccatcCACCACCCATCTTCCCTCTCCAACTCGATCATAGACCAAACGTTCTGCGTCTTTTCTCACCTTATGTTTCACAAaaacagccttctcagcctcttcttggctttttgAGGGCTTCACGACAGGTTCTCTGTCTACAGCTGCATGATTTGACGTTACGCATTTCCTCACCTTGCATTACAATCGAGGTTTCGTTAGCCTGCGCTACCGCACCCGCATCCGTATCGCATCCAACGTTGATGGCCTCGCCCGCATTCCGTTCATCCCTTGCCCGAGCCCGAGTCCGCGGATTCTCCGTACATCATTTGCCTGGTTTTTTCCAGGTTTTACGAATATCGTAAACAATCTATTGTTGTCGCCATCTTtgacttgagcttgatcttgcaCTCAAGGCGATACAACAATGTCGGCCTACCTCGAGGGTATGGCCCTCGGATTCGGCTTCAATGTATCTGAGGGGCTTGATTCTGCGCAACAGTCCACAGCATCGCCTTCATCCAATACCCAGCAAGATGCTTCGTCCCACACCCAACCGAATTCTTTTCAAGGCAACGTTACTGTCTATCAGACAACAGGGCCTGACGCCCATACTAGCCCAATCCACCTGCCCGGAAGCAACACGCCCGCCCTGAATCCGCGATCATGCGTAACCTGCCGCCGTCGGAAAGTTCGATGCGACAAGCAGATGCCGTGTTCCAACTGTCGTCGAGCACAGATTCCCTGTGTCTTCCCCGCCCCTGGGAGAGCTCCGCGGCAGCCGCGCCGAAAAGACCCCAATGCGCCCACCAAGAACTCAAGCCAGCGCGAGATAgaattgatgaagaggcttAGGAAGTTGGAGGGCATTGTGGAAGAGCTGAGCGGTCAGATTGAGGTTGAATCTGGCGGTAAAGgcccttcatcaaccaatTCGCCCGAAGCGCATGCAGG
This genomic interval from Fusarium verticillioides 7600 chromosome 1, whole genome shotgun sequence contains the following:
- a CDS encoding 40S ribosomal protein S21; protein product: MENDRGEIVDLYVPRKCSATNRIIKAKDHGSVQISIAKVDENGRAIQGENHVYALCGFVRAMGESDDSLNRLAQRDGLLKSVWSGQR